The sequence gtatttaatttttttctaagttttagaatagtatatttattttattcttacttaCTTGCAGGATCTGATTTGCCATTTAGTTCTCCACCATTTGACTAATCTACACTTTTGTGTACTTCTATATATCCATATCAgattttactgttgttaaaaagtttaaatgaaaacaatgaaaatgaaatgaaaaaagtttaaaataaaaaacgtattactagtgtaaaaatatacctcaaaacagtttaaaaatctgTTCAAAGATCAGGCAGTATAAGTAGATATCAGAGGAAAAGTAAATGGCCAGTTAAAtacagttaaagaatatttttcacatttttcagtcataattttaacttgttattgttttgaaCTTACCTGTAGAAGAATAGATATAGATTCTGAATGTTCACCTAGTTTTTGTTATACTTCAATTGTGTTTAGTGGATGTAACCAGTGATGCTGAGCTGGTGGCAAAATCTCTCGCGGAAGTGGAAGAAGCATCAGGACCAATCTACATGCTGATCAATTGTGCGGGACAAGCTGTGTGTGGAAAAATCGAAGACACTCCTATAAATGACTTTAAAGTAAGCCCTAAAAAATAAGTCTTGATAATTAACAGAATAAGATGAAGCTTTCAAATGTTTAGGTTGTGACGACTCTGACTAGTAGTGCATGCAGCATTAGTTAATATACGATGGGAAGTACCAGTGTTATAAGTGGTCTGTCCAGTAAATAAGTGAAATGAGTCCATAGAATCTTCATTTAGCAAAATTTAGTCTACGTTGATATTGTCCCCTTCAGAGAATTCTCCATTTGTTGCTATGCCCTTATTCCATCTTCTTCATTGAGTGGTCTGAGGCTAAACAAATGGCAGTGAAATTGCGTTTCAGAGAAAATTTTTCTGTTAAGACTTAACATAGTGGTCTGTTTTTgctattattgttgtaaataatagcaaaacagaaaatataattttttcattagaaaatgctatttgaaaatgttttaagcctATAACACTAATAGGAATCTTCTTAGATAGTAGATTAAGCTGGGAAAGCCATGTAGAAAGTCTTTGTAAGAACATTTCTGCCGGCAGAGGTCACATTGTCATGATCGTTTAACAAGTCAGTATACCCATCATGAGATCATGATGGGCCTCAAATTTTGTTTGTCATGATCTTCTAACAACTCTGTATACCTTGTGTTTCAGTACATGATGGACCTGAACTACTATGGCACTGTGTACCCGACTAGAGCAGTTCTGCCAGGAATGAAGGCACGAGGCAAAGGTCACATTGTTATAACTTCGTCTCAAGCTGGTATGCTCGGGATTTATGGTCTTGCAGCTTATAGTGCTTCCAAGTATGCTCTGAGAGGATTTGCTGAGTCGTTAGATATGGAGGTTTGTCATGATTGATATCTTTATAATCACATAAATAATCATGGTTTGGGTCATTGGCTACTAagtggttatttatttttaagctaacCCTTTTGGGACTGAAAGAAAAAAATACCACATCCATACCACATCCACACCACTTTTTTGGGATATGTCCCAAAACTGCACAGGACATTTATCAGTTACAATtataagtttttgtaataaaatcataactacAAGTCCATTCAAGATAGGAAGCTAGTTTTAGTACCGAAACTTGTATTAATGTATTGTCTTCATTAACACATAATTGGTAACCCTttcaaaacatctaaaaatattaactaattaaaaatttgttttagatttgtAGTAAAGTTTAGTGTGAAGGCAAACTAAGCATATTTTACAAtggaaattattttcattttactcaGTATATTATATTGAACAAGAGTGccaaatttatgaaaatgtaataaaaagtaaaaatggttgttatattttttcactaacaagtatatacatatacacacagaATGTTTCAAAGTTACGTATATGATTTTGAGAAATGATTAATCTtgctaaaaaaaagaaaaaatgtcctataaacaCATTTCATAAAATGCTTTGTTTTTGGTCTGTATGCCTGTTTGATTTTTACGTAAAAACTCATTACCCAAGTGTTCCTTAACCTACAGTGTTGCAATTTTGCATGGCTATTTGTCTATTTCAAATGTAACACTTGTAAAAGATGAATAAAAGATcttaattagtttcaaaatggtggccagtTAAAAATGTTGATGCTAAATTTCATGGAAATCATAGTAGATATGACAAAATCATAACGTACataaaaaaacatctttttaaGTGATGAAACATTTGACACATcaattcataattcataaataatttaaaaaaaaaattacttagtcTTCCAGACACATAATTAATATGATCAGCCCAAGACAGCTTACAATTCAAATACATATCCAACAGCTTTACACTTTGACAAAAATCGGTATTACAAGCGGAAATggtattattatttaactgtacatttttaggaaatattaattattatatataaaagtaaagttaCTATGTagcttttagtataaatttaataccCAACTTAGTTGTCTTTTGTAAGAAATATGCTTCTCTAAtctttggtttatattttattattattataggaaCCAAGACAGAATCGactatagaataaaaaaatactgaaaatgaaTTAGATTAAAATCAccataaaaaatacacttttaaatgtattttcttgatcatggctaGAACGCAAACCCATTGACGTCGGAATGTGAGTCAACAATTCActtgaatcagaagtgctcatacaggtgcaaaacgtATTAAATTGTTGCTAGCATTGCAGATAAAGAAGACAAAGTTGTCTAaactttactgtatatttaaagaTTGATATGAGATCTcgtatcttagttgtcttttgacagaagtatacTGTTCAAAgctgtgtatttataaatattttcttgattggaaggaaaaaaggcaaaatcattgtggaacaaaaatactaagactggagtaaattacaatggtcataaatataaattttttaacataatgtttTCTTGATCCTGGCAAGAAGGcgaactcaacattggcgtcagaaatataattcactcgaactagaagtgcaaaacctacgaaattgcatgTGAATCCATTGATAACTGCTAGCttaagtatattttcaaaataaaaattttgtttttaatctttcaaaatcattttttagcattttatcaaacattttatatcattgtttctttttatattaaaatttgttttaatttttgttaatcattatttgtgttattgtattaaatatttatcctgATATTCTACTCAgccatacattaaaaaataaataaatgtgtttgaacACTTGTTATGACTCTTAACACTGAAAGTTGTGAATTgtattgtactgtactgtactgaaaagtaattaatatagatttatgctaaaatataaataaatgaaattaattgtttgaCTTTGTTTCACAAAATGTTCATTCATTTGAACTAATTGATTGGTTTTATCATGTCTAAAATGACGATTAGTGATCAAATTGAGAGTTAATGACATACAACATAGGTACATATGTATGATATTGAGTTggattattcaattattttgtttgaaatcaatCAAAGGTACGTCCATATGGTCTGCGAGTGACGGTTTGCCTGCCTCCTGACACTGACACACCAGGGTTCGAAATAGAAGAGAAGAATAAGCCGATGGAAACCCGCCTCATCTCCCAAACTTCAGGTCTCCTATCACCGGAAGTCGTGGCTTCACAGCTACTTAGCGATGCAGTTGTAAGTGGTTTTATTGATCTCTTATGTAgagtatttatctttttttacatacattgatgaaaaaatctttttcagcataatacaaagttttacctcttatttttttgtttaaattcttttggGTAATATTTTTTACGAGACACAATTATAAGAATATaaggaaacaattaaaaaagaataactaTTATTGATTACAATGAAGTTTTTGTatcaaaaagttaatattatgttctaaaattaaaaacttaaatactgaTATGACCAATGTAATTCGTTtgtataatacatgtaataaaaatgatattttaatacctaGCCATAGGCTAAAGTCTTTTACTAAAAAACCAACATACATTGGATCCAAATTTCTTAAATCCATTCCACTTGCtatcaaacaagaaacaaaacataaaatatttaaaagaaagcttaAAGCATACTTGTTGGACAAGGCTTTATATTCATTAGACGAATACTTTGATTTGCAAATcaggtagttttattttagttttattatactcttattatacagggtgattcataaagttctccccccacttctacagcacattgtactagtaaaaataatgaaaaaatgttatataaacataggtccggaaacgcttcgttagcgagttacagctagcgaaagatttcgcctgaattcctgggtaaagagtaaaataaagccatactgaacttttggaaaggttaattaagtaagaaatatcgtggattattatgtatttttacctgataaagctaataaaataggtttcagaactgtacctgtagtagtttttgagggattcagggttaaatgcaaaaagttggggcacgaaacaatgtttttttaagtttgatgtacaataactttgttaaattggtaataaatacataaaatcaacaaacattaattgtagagaatttaattctgagaaaattgatataatcaaagtctaaaataaaacagaaataagtaccaaaaaatcgattttattcagtataatacattactagttttaagcaaaattaatcaggttgggccaaccgtacccacctttttataatagatgttcgaaaatgaggccatcattatcaatacattttgcagcacgtttgtgtattgcttttgttgcgtttcttaatttttcaggacttccctgtatctgcacagccgaatccataatacggacaattaattcatcacgagaattcacttttgtcttgtatacaatgtctttcatccatccccagacgcaataatccaatggagatagatctggtgatcttggtggccaagggtgaggccctccacgaccaatccagtgtccaggaaattgatgatttaagtaagcagaaacggcacgtgaaaagtggggaggtgctccgtcatgctggaagtacaaattttgtctgagatgtaaaggaacattctctaacagctgcggcaactcttcttgaaggaaatgcaatagaactcagcatttaggcgtccaggtaatatgaaaggtccaatcagccgattgtgcaaaaggccacaccagacattgacgctaaatcggtgttgaaagttctgttccactacctcatgtggattttcttctgcccatgagtgttcattgtgcaagttattgacaccatcccgagtgaattgtgcctcatccgtaaacaaaatacgcttgtagagttgattattaatattcaaaaagttgcaaaactccaagcgaagcggaccatcccctagctgtagatgtttaACCTTTTGTtcatgaaacggataaaatttgtttcgattaagtgacctccacaccgttgactgcgaaactcctatccgcctagaaatacgtcgtgtacttacacctggactgcgatgaacagtattaataacaatatcatcatcaagttattaatgacagctcgttcataattggttctagtacttggtagtgatcctgtttcccgaagagtacgaaaagttcctgaaattgttttggtgtctggaatcctcctattagggtaacgtagttcatattcttctacagcagctctagcattaccattacagtaacccaaaataaaaaccatatcagcgtatttctctgatgtaaataagtaaggcatttttttgctgaataaacaatcgaattataactcacagaaaaattgcatttaataacacgattcacagaactcgatctcctgctgtagcttgcaaaacaccactaatacacagttctaacgtaacagtacagaataccattgttgatcagctgttattcgtgcgttaccaacttagaaattaataaaacaaaaaactgcatttcgatgattagtaaacaataatgggaaaatgtttgcttcatttattttcgaacatttgatgtaaatttttatttaaaaaaaaaatacaacgtaataaaacatgatatttttatttacaaacaaatttatttaacagttaatcttgttttctcaatttatctcatcattaaggaacaaacgttttgtttttgttttattttaactgaataccgtacggtatttctttacagctagtaatgtattatactgaataaaatcgattttttggtacttatttctgttttattttagactttgattatatcaattttctcagaattaaattctctacaattaatgtttgttgattttatgtatttattaccaatttaacaaagttattgtacatcaaacttaaaaaaaaacattattcgtGCCCCaactttttgcatttaaccctgaatccctcaaaaactactacaggtacagttctgaaacctattttattagctttatcaggtaaaaatacataagaatccacgatatttcttacttaattaacctttccaaaagttcagtatggctttattttactcttcacccaggaattcaggcgaaatctttcgctagctgtaactcgctaacgaagcgtttccggacctatgcttatataacatttttttcattatttttactagtacaatgtgctgtagaagtggggggagaacttcatgaatcaccctgtatattagtgTTTTTAGTTAGTTTAAATTGACACTATTCAAACGTTACAGCATTGTAGCTAAAACGAATAAAGGTTTTATAACTTTGACTTTGATGTTTATACTGAAAGCTCTTTATTCTAATCCAATCTCcttatagaattttaaagaaattgattttaatatgctttattattatacttatataaattgttaagcttagtttattataaatacaaatgttgttTACTGGGGGATATATTTTGCTCTTTACTTATACCATGTGGTTGAGTTTTTTGTTTACAAGTGGAAGATCAGATGTTGAAAATCTACgcatgtttttttaaacatgcgTGGTGCTGGACATTAACTAACACTTTATGCATGTTCCTGGACATTGGAACTGAAAGGGCTAACATATATGTTATTCCATAAAAATCAAGAGAACTGTGGTTAAGACcaaatacaaaactattaaatatttatatgaatttatgcAATGTTTGTTTACCTTTTTGACAGGCTGGTAAGTTCTTCAGTACAGTGGGTTTTGAAGGATTTATGCTCACTACTGTCTGCGCAGGGATGTCTCCCGTCACGTCTGTTGTTGATCTCCTATCTCAGGTAAGGTATTCCTAAAGTTTTACTAGGCTAAGTTTGTCATTGTTGATTCCGTAGACTATAAACTGTGAGATAACTTGTACATGAGTCTCAAGAATACCATCTTTGTTGTCATTTTCTTTCCTATGGTTTTTAGTACAATAATGTCActcgtaaaaatgtatttaaaatactttgtgtTAAGtccaataaaacattaatattaattaatttaatattaatttatttgttaatttttattgttattatatgtatatgttgttttatatatatatgttgttttaatttatttgattgtcAAATACTGCCGTTAATATTGCTCTCtgtactgttttatattaattattgttatgttgagtattttataatattaggcatatttttatatgttttaaagtttgtattttaaccACGCTAGTCTACATAACCACAGCGGATGTCATCTCTACTTTGTTATTTAATGATTGCCacttcttaaaactattttaatatatgttattaatagttcTTTGACTAAAATTTGACTGAAATTCGACTTTGTCACTGCGTTTAACTGCCATACAACAGTAAAAATGAATGGATTTGATTTGACATTTACAAAGGGTTAGCTTATTGCTTGTACACTTTTTAAGAATAGAGAACTGTAGCATTTTTGTATCacttgaatttatttcattttagacatttttgaaaCATTCTGTGCACAGGTCAGGCTTTCCTAGACACAACACGTACAAAGTAGTACATTtcgtaatgtttttttttttttttttttaaagttataaagtttaaagttttaagttatattGATGTTGTACAAGGATATAGCAAAATCAGATTTGTTGTAGGGAACATACAGAACAGAAGGGCTAGAGCTCAAGGGCCAACACTTTTATACATAACTGCTCTGTAtgatttgtgtataatttttggttttttaactattttcaacatttgtatattgtataagattaatatactaattaatatgcacaattaaaatcttatatattatcattaatacAAATTCTAATGAATAATGTTACATAAACcttaaaaatcaaacttaaaattcaGAATTGGGTAAACTACATATATACTTTATTGTTACTAGTGATGAGAGCTAACATATAATGTTTTGCCtctaatttacatataaaacacaaattgaatAATGTAACTTTTAGTTTATCTTGAAATGTGATTGCCGTTGCGGcagttattagaaaaaaaaccataAGTCTTACTTCATGGACTGCTGATAATGAAATAtcttagtttcataaatttgagCTATTGGCATTGATGGCAAACTGCTGAGTGGTGTTGGCTTATAG comes from Homalodisca vitripennis isolate AUS2020 unplaced genomic scaffold, UT_GWSS_2.1 ScUCBcl_1560;HRSCAF=5338, whole genome shotgun sequence and encodes:
- the LOC124371525 gene encoding 3-ketodihydrosphingosine reductase-like, whose protein sequence is MEDKVDGVTIFVLSFYGPILTAILILFVFLLFYVMKFQSSLKNDSFTGQHVVVTGGSSGIGKSVAIQAAARGANVTIIARDPNKLRSAKEEISQSCSSSLQRIVTISLDVTSDAELVAKSLAEVEEASGPIYMLINCAGQAVCGKIEDTPINDFKYMMDLNYYGTVYPTRAVLPGMKARGKGHIVITSSQAGMLGIYGLAAYSASKYALRGFAESLDMEVRPYGLRVTVCLPPDTDTPGFEIEEKNKPMETRLISQTSGLLSPEVVASQLLSDAVAGKFFSTVGFEGFMLTTVCAGMSPVTSVVDLLSQVRYS